The DNA window TACATTACCGCCCTCTTCTTGAGCGCGACTCTTATTTTTAGGCTCGCTGGCATCCTTAGAATCCTGCAACGCTTTATTTAACTCCTTGGTGATTGAGTCTCCCCAATACTCATATAATGAGTTTCCGCGAGAGTTTTCTAGTTTTGTTCCCATTTCAAGGCGATATGCTTGCATCAAATCGAGTGGGCGCAGTAAACCATATAGCCCAGATAAAATTCTTAAATGCTTTTGTGCGAACTGAATGTCGTCCTCTGATAAGGTTTTTGCATCGAGTCCTGAATACACATCTCCGTTAAAGGCAAAGATAGATTGGCGCGCATTATCAGGCGTAAAAGGCGTTGTAAAACTTGAAAATCGCTCTGCATTCAATATCGATAGTTTGTCACTAATATGCATCAAGCTAGCTAAATCACTCGGCGCTAGTTTTTTGCAGGTTTTGACCAACGTTTTTGCATCACTCAACATGCTAGGTTGAGTAAACTCTTCAGTTGGCAGTGGAGATTTAAAATCGAGATTTTTCGCTGGGGAAACAACCATTAACATAGTAACTATCTGTCCTTTTCTGTGTGTACGTTAAGAATATGGGGGCAATTTTACACATTTCTATATTTCATCATATAAAAACCATCAATCTGTTATAGCCAGCTGCCGCCACAATCGGTAATCTAGACGCATTATTTCATTCTAAGGCATAAAAATGACAACACAACTTGAATCATTGCGCACTCTCACGACAGTAGTCGCGGATACTGGCGACATTGAAGCGATTAAA is part of the Glaciecola nitratireducens FR1064 genome and encodes:
- the yaaA gene encoding peroxide stress protein YaaA, whose protein sequence is MLMVVSPAKNLDFKSPLPTEEFTQPSMLSDAKTLVKTCKKLAPSDLASLMHISDKLSILNAERFSSFTTPFTPDNARQSIFAFNGDVYSGLDAKTLSEDDIQFAQKHLRILSGLYGLLRPLDLMQAYRLEMGTKLENSRGNSLYEYWGDSITKELNKALQDSKDASEPKNKSRAQEEGGNVLVNLASNEYFTSVKKKLLDATIITPHFKDEKNGKYKIISFYAKKARGLMARYIIENRITSVSQLKNFDSAGYQYSDAESTATELVFKRAEQG